From one Bombus affinis isolate iyBomAffi1 chromosome 9, iyBomAffi1.2, whole genome shotgun sequence genomic stretch:
- the LOC126919993 gene encoding uncharacterized protein LOC126919993, with translation MPGIRGLLFVFWCLDILAICATDNTTHAPRTLSRRKRYLIFPEGSNVQLVFCLTVGTYAKENDVVMGLTAALAWELPSKVDEKVAQLLHRKSRSVMFPKIEALLQSTGLDGRACVLKALCEAAQRNPSDLGKGSLVQELLHAIFTLPRDGGRFERSEDQAYEQAHQSGQDCGHLYPTCRHSIYELEF, from the exons ATGCCAGGCATCCGAGGTCTTTTGTTCGTCTTTTGGTGCCTCGATATCCTCGCGATCTGTGCCACGGACAACACGACCCACGCTCCGAGGACCCTGTCGAGGCGCAAAAGGTACTTGATTTTTCCGGAAGGCAGCAACGTGCAG TTGGTGTTTTGCTTAACAGTAGGAACCTACGCGAAAGAGAACGATGTGGTGATGGGGTTAACTGCAGCTCTAGCCTGGGAGTTGCCGAGCAAAGTCGACGAGAAGGTTGCGCAGTTGCTTCATCGAAAGAGCAGAAGCGTCATGTTCCCGAAGATAGAGGCTTTACTGCAATC CACTGGCCTGGATGGAAGAGCTTGCGTGCTGAAAGCTCTGTGCGAGGCCGCCCAGAGGAACCCTTCGGATCTTGGGAAAGGGAGCCTGGTTCAAGAGCTATTGCACGCCATCTTCAC GCTGCCTAGGGACGGCGGGCGTTTCGAACGATCGGAAGATCAAGCTTACGAGCAGGCGCACCAGAGCGGACAGGATTGCGGCCATCTTTATCCGACTTGCCGTCACTCCATTTACGAGCTCGAGTTCTGA
- the LOC126920788 gene encoding uncharacterized protein LOC126920788 — translation MRPLFCILCFTLITAGELVVAARPTRSLSFRKGSSFFYRVNYKITVLSYSTIFAHAAGFKLVWQLPSESADTRIGRSISDVHQAAELVYESHGFDGRSCLLKNICQAMEYVSQRDGVIAKILKLLIGSYTTNSSSMEPLYCDIHVRSCPLELIGIDGFMEQ, via the exons ATGCGACCGTTGTTCTGCATTCTCTGTTTCACCCTCATTACCGCGGGCGAGCTTGTGGTCGCGGCCAGACCCACCAGATCTCTGTCATTTCGGAAAGGTAGCTCCTTTTTC TACAGGGTGAATTACAAGATCACGGTGTTGTCTTACTCTACTATATTCGCTCATGCGGCTGGTTTTAAGCTAGTATGGCAACTTCCAAGTGAGTCCGCCGACACCAGAATCGGCAGGTCCATCTCCGACGTTCACCAGGCCGCGGAGCTCGTCTACGAGAG CCATGGATTTGATGGGAGATCGTGTCTCCTGAAGAATATCTGTCAAGCGATGGAATACGTAAGCCAGAGGGATGGCGTGATcgcaaagatattaaaattgCTGATCGG ATCATATACGACGAATAGCTCATCGATGGAGCCTCTTTACTGTGACATCCACGTCAGAAGTTGCCCCCTCGAATTGATCGGAATTGACGGTTTTATGGAGCAATAA
- the LOC126920794 gene encoding uncharacterized protein LOC126920794 — MIFIWMNVDWKLSLLLLATMRQIQCSDDEQPREKRQALYPPPLVYPFGGTFKLVVGMAVPVQLSGQILVYGQNFQFQYMLPDNATFFTNFFQTSSQRRRRTASWNERAFVYDILQHELNMRHIDGKACLKKNICEAASTSLKDEGLIGELLHLLLTPDHGDASMMDDDYLEAAMAGRRQENCSMIYSTCPAGQGILDRISSIY, encoded by the exons ATGATATTTATTTGGATGAACGTGGACTGGAAGCTGTCTTTGTTGCTGCTTGCGACAATGAGGCAAATTCAGTGCAGCGACGACGAGCAACCTCGAGAGAAGAGACAAGCGTTGTATCCTCCGCCTCTTGTTTATCCTTTTGGTGGCACTTTCAAG CTAGTCGTGGGCATGGCGGTGCCGGTGCAGCTCTCAGGCCAGATTTTGGTTTACGGTCAAAACTTTCAGTTCCAATATATGTTACCAGACAACGCTACCTTCTTCACTAACTTCTTCCAGACCTCGTCACAAAGACGACGTCGAACAGCAAGCTGGAACGAAAGGGCTTTCGTATACGACATTTTACAACACGAATTAAACAT GCGACACATCGATGGGAAAGCTTGCTTAAAGAAGAATATTTGCGAAGCTGCTTCAACGTCGTTGAAAGACGAGGGATTGATCGGCGAATTATTGCATTTATTGTTAAC ACCAGATCATGGAGATGCTTCGATGATGGACGATGACTATTTAGAAGCAGCCATGGCTGGAAGAAGACAGGAGAATTGCTCGATGATTTACTCCACATGTCCTGCTGGCCAAGGAATTCTAGACAGAATATcttcaatttattaa
- the LOC126920183 gene encoding uncharacterized protein LOC126920183, with protein MCLLFFILCIELLYSNVLVSGEWTKGEEMRNKSVGRSKREFEGEYLVFPEGSNIQLVYCMTISTYAKPEGMFNIGLTAGQAWELPSKSTLSNTFGDYHRRSRRQLYRKMELLLGSQGKDGKACVLKAICNASRRSRREIGNGHFLAEIMHAVFSLPASYDNTDSMTEYERAYFLKENCNEAQRRCPDVF; from the exons ATGTGTCTCTTGTTTTTTATACTCTGCATCGAACTTTTGTATTCTAACGTCTTAGTCTCTGGCGAGTGGACGAAGGGAGAGGAAATGAGGAATAAAAGCGTTGGAAGGTCGAAGAGAGAGTTCGAGGGCGAGTACCTAGTGTTTCCGGAAGGCAGCAACATTCAA CTGGTGTATTGCATGACCATCTCTACCTACGCGAAGCCTGAGGGAATGTTCAACATTGGATTGACGGCTGGCCAGGCATGGGAGCTGCCCTCGAAGAGCACGCTGTCGAACACGTTCGGGGATTACCATCGTCGAAGCAGAAGGCAACTGTACCGTAAGATGGAGCTTCTTTTGGGAAG CCAAGGCAAAGATGGAAAGGCTTGCGTCCTGAAGGCAATCTGCAACGCCTCTAGAAGGAGTCGGAGGGAGATCGGGAATGGACATTTTCTCGCAGAGATCATGCACGCTGTGTTTTC GTTACCAGCGAGCTACGACAACACTGATTCAATGACCGAGTACGAGAGAGCTTACTTCCTAAAAGAGAATTGCAACGAAGCGCAGCGGAGATGTCCGGATGTGTTCTAA